The Argentina anserina chromosome 3, drPotAnse1.1, whole genome shotgun sequence genome includes a region encoding these proteins:
- the LOC126788601 gene encoding 60S ribosomal protein L5-1-like, which produces MAFIKASKPRAYFKRFQVKYKRRREGKTDYRARIRLINQDKNKYNTPKYRFVVRFTNKDIVAQIISATISGDLVLASAYSHELPRYGLNVGLTNYAAAYCTGLLLARRTLKKLEMDEEYEGNVEATGEDFSVEPGESRRPFRALLDVGLVRTTTGNRVFGALKGALDGGIDVPHSEKRFAGFSKDSKSLDAETHRKYIYGGHVAAYMGTLTEDEPEKYQTHFSRYIKQGVEAEAIEELYKKVHAAIRADPLEKKTAKPEPKQHKRFNLKKLTYEERKNKLIERLNAFNSAAGGDEDSDDE; this is translated from the coding sequence ATGGCTTTCATCAAAGCTTCGAAGCCGCGTGCCTACTTCAAGCGCTTCCAAGTCAAGTACAAGCGCCGCCGTGAGGGCAAGACCGACTACCGCGCCCGCATTCGCCTCATCAACCAGGACAAGAACAAGTACAACACTCCCAAGTACCGCTTCGTCGTCCGGTTCACCAACAAGGACATCGTCGCTCAGATCATCTCCGCCACCATCTCCGGCGACCTCGTCCTCGCTTCCGCCTATTCTCATGAGCTCCCCCGCTACGGCCTCAACGTCGGCCTCACCAACTACGCCGCCGCCTACTGCACCGGCCTCCTCCTCGCTCGCCGCACTCTGAAGAAGCTTGAGATGGACGAGGAGTACGAAGGCAACGTCGAGGCCACCGGCGAGGACTTCTCCGTCGAGCCCGGCGAGAGCCGCAGGCCTTTCCGCGCTCTTCTCGATGTCGGCCTCGTCCGCACCACCACAGGAAACCGCGTCTTCGGCGCTCTCAAGGGAGCTCTCGACGGCGGGATCGACGTGCCTCACAGTGAGAAGAGGTTCGCCGGATTCTCCAAGGACTCGAAGAGCTTGGATGCCGAGACTCACCGGAAGTACATCTACGGTGGACACGTGGCGGCCTATATGGGGACTCTGACCGAGGATGAGCCGGAGAAGTACCAGACTCATTTCAGCCGGTACATCAAGCAGGGTGTTGAGGCCGAGGCGATTGAGGAGCTGTACAAGAAGGTGCACGCCGCCATTAGGGCTGATCCTCTGGAGAAGAAGACCGCCAAGCCGGAGCCGAAGCAGCACAAGAGGTTCAACTTGAAGAAGCTCACCTATGAGGAGAGGAAGAACAAGTTGATCGAGAGGCTCAATGCATTCAACTCGGCTGCTGGAGGCGATGAGGATTCTGATGACGAGTGA
- the LOC126788593 gene encoding uncharacterized protein LOC126788593 gives MPSITMKAQSSTGCLKEKNGLRVCQKSCMISKQSCSYVKRSEYTTDFNSCKCEAVSSSTHVSTKENGSGNAIHEFEEEDYKILIQSCDSPSKRTESFPTCPSNLETIFSPPFDPIEVLSEVNSEPNAENDTGSGAGDSDDYRSSCDNHNCDVSDFYISDMIISSLPFSGDAFTDDICEMSCFPDYNYAEPNILFDVSEQYMVLPFLEDTVRNSNSNTIDGKLCQEAVMDTDHAGLYLEIGQIRPCHQDTAVISSDSDQAECFDPQLFIKNLPELSDVVSNFQTNLLPDEASKRKPVTLVLDLDETLVHSTLEQCDDADFTFTVFFNMKEHVVYVKQRPYLHTFLERVAEMFEVVIFTASQSIYAEQLLDILDPYRKFISRRVYRESCIFADGSYTKDLTVLGVDLAKVAIIDNTPQVFRLQVNNGIPIKSWFDDPADGALISLLPFLETLVNVDDVRPIIAKRFGNKE, from the exons ATGCCATCAATAACAATGAAGGCTCAATCAAGCACAGGatgtttaaaagaaaaaaatggtcTCCGTGTATGTCAAAAGTCATGTATGATTTCCAAGCAATCATGCTCTTATGTGAAGAGATCTGAATATACGACGGATTTCAACTCTTGTAAATGTGAGGCGG TGTCTTCAAGCACACATGTTTCTACCAAGGAAAATGGAAGTGGTAATGCAATTCATGAGTTTGAGGAAGAAGATTATAAAATTCTAATTCAATCATGCGATTCTCCAAGCAAAAGAACG GAATCCTTCCCCACCTGCCCATCAAACTTGGAGACGATTTTTTCTCCTCCTTTTGACCCCATTGAAGTCCTTAGTGAAGTAAATAGTGAACCGAATGCTGAGAATGATACAG GGTCGGGAGCTGGTGACAGTGATGATTATAGAAGTTCATGTGACAATCACAATTGTGATGTTTCAGATTTCTACATTTCTGATATGATCATTTCGAGCTTACCCTTCAGTGGGGATGCATTTACTGATGATATATGTGAAATGAGTTGCTTTCCGGACTACAATTATGCTGAACCAAACATCTTGTTTGATGTTTCCGAGCAATACATGGTATTGCCTTTCCTAGAAGACACTGTCCGAAATAGTAATTCTAATACTATTGATGGTAAATTATGTCAAGAAGCTGTTATGGATACAGATCACGCTGGCTTGTATTTAGAAATTGGTCAAATAAGACCCTGCCACCAGGATACTGCTGTTATCTCGTCTGACTCAGATCAGGCAGAGTGCTTCgatccacagttgtttataaaaaatttacCAGAGTTATCAGATGTGGTATCAAACTTTCAAACCAATTTGTTGCCTGATGAAGCTTCAAAACGCAAGCCTGTAACTCTTGTACTTGATTTGGATG AAACACTGGTTCATTCTACATTAGAACAGTGCGATGACGCAGATTTCACATTTACCGTCTTTTTCAACATGAAAGAGCACGTGGTATATGTGAAACAGAGGCCATACCTCCACACGTTCTTGGAGCGAGTTGCAGAAATGTTTGAAGTCGTTATTTTTACTGCCAGCCAAAGCATATATGCCGAGCAACTTCTTGATATATTGGATCCATATCGGAAGTTTATATCTCGCCGAGTTTATCGTGAATCATGCATTTTCGCTGATGGCAGTTACACGAAAGATCTGACAGTTTTAGGGGTTGATCTTGCAAAAGTTGCCATTATTGATAATACTCCACAG GTTTTCCGCTTGCAAGTCAATAATGGAATTCCCATAAAGAGTTGGTTTGATGATCCAGCTGACGGTGCATTGATTTCATTACTTCCATTCTTAGAGACCCTGGTTAATGTTGATGATGTCCGCCCCATAATTGCCAAGAGATTCGGTAACAAGGAATAA
- the LOC126788586 gene encoding phytochrome E, whose product MEPEKATASATFSSSAASSSMRANKNPNIKTTAIAANKNKTIARCNADAGLLNEFERSTALGKSFDYTRSSVNPPKSVPEEQITAYFSKIQRGSLVQSFGCMLAIDEPTFKIICYSENCFELLGLHGSSEFKGEKGLIGIDAKILFTPSSGASLAKVSLSRELSLLNPIWVYSRTKLKPFYAILHRIDVGIVIDLEPAKSSDPALSLAGAVQSQKLAVRAISKLQSLPAGDIGALCDTVAENVQKLTGYDRVMVYKFHEDDHGEVVSEIRRADLGPYLGLHYPATDIPQAARFLFKQNRVRIICDCNAKPVSLIHSEELKQPLLLVNSTLRSPHACHMQYMSNMGSIASLVLAVIVNSNEATKLWGLVVCHHTSPRYVPFPLRYACEFLMQAFGLQLNMELQLAGQLAEKKILKTQTLLCDMLLRDALSGIVTQSPSIMDLVKCDGAALYYNGRCWLMGVTPTESQVKDIVEWLLRNHGDFTGLSTDSLAEAGYPGAASLGSAVCGLATARISSKDFMFWFRSHTAKEVMWGGAKHDPDEKDDGGRMDPRSSFKAFLEVAKSRSLPWEVSEINAIHSLQLIMRDSFQDMEETGSKTINKARPSDSKMQLQGIDEISSVACEMVKLIETAQVPIFGVDSEGLINGWNAKMAELTGLEDSEAMSKSLVNDIVHEDSRKAVESILSRALAGDEDKNIELKLRKFGLSQQNSYVYIVANSCTSRNHANNVVGVCFVGQDITCEKLFTDKFIRLQGDYKAIIQSLNPLIPPIFASDENVCCSEWNAAMEKLTGVTRDEVIGKMLPGEVFGEYCQLKDQDSMTKFMIGLYQAINGQDIEKFPFGFFDKEGKYVEVLLTASKRTDSNENIIGCFCFLQMFVPDIMEVRRQEYNNSNSKLNELIYMRQELKNPLNGIKFTRTLLESTDISSYQKQFLDTSDACERQISAILETMDTRSIEEGSVELNMEEFLLGSLLNAIVSQSMISLQQRKLQLFHELPDGIKSLYLHGDQIRLQLVLSDFLLNVVNHAPSPNGWVDLKISPGLKLIKNGYSYIRLQFRMTHPGQGLPTALIQDMFDDGNRWTNQEGLGLNLSRKLLCRMNGQVQYIKEHDKCYFLIDIELRMRKETQRMFLTQGDKSHKSASLEFSSK is encoded by the exons atgGAACCTGAGAAAGCCACTGCCTCCGCTACATTCTCATCCTCAGCTGCCAGCAGCAGCATGAGGGCCAACAAGAATCCCAACATCAAGACCACCGCCATCGCCgccaacaaaaacaaaacaattgcCCGCTGCAATGCAGACGCGGGTCTCTTGAACGAGTTCGAACGGTCCACTGCTTTGGGTAAGTCTTTTGACTATACAAGATCATCGGTTAATCCACCCAAGTCTGTTCCTGAAGAGCAGATAACGGCTTATTTCTCGAAAATTCAAAGAGGCTCACTTGTTCAGTCTTTCGGATGCATGCTTGCAATTGATGAACCTACGTTTAAGATCATTTGTTATAGTGAGAATTGCTTTGAGCTTTTGGGTTTACATGGTAGTTCTGAGTTTAAAGGAGAGAAAGGTCTGATCGGAATTGATGCTAAGATTCTGTTTACACCCTCATCTGGGGCTTCACTGGCGAAAGTGTCTTTGTCAAGGGAATTATCATTGTTGAATCCGATTTGGGTGTATTCTAGGACTAAGCTTAAGCCATTTTATGCTATATTGCATAGGATTGATGTTGGGATCGTGATTGATTTGGAGCCTGCTAAATCTAGTGATCCTGCATTGTCCCTTGCAGGGGCTGTGCAGTCCCAAAAGCTTGCTGTTCGGGCAATTTCGAAGCTCCAATCTCTTCCTGCAGGAGATATTGGGGCTCTGTGTGATACTGTTGCGGAGAATGTTCAGAAGCTTACCGGTTATGACAGAGTTATGGTGTACAAGTTTCATGAAGATGATCATGGGGAAGTTGTGTCTGAGATCAGAAGGGCAGATTTGGGGCCCTATTTGGGGTTGCATTATCCTGCCACAGATATCCCTCAAGCGGCTCGGTTCTTGTTCAAGCAGAATCGGGTAAGGATCATTTGTGATTGCAATGCAAAGCCTGTTAGTCTCATTCACAGTGAAGAGCTGAAGCAGCCTTTATTGTTAGTGAATTCAACCCTCCGGTCACCACATGCCTGCCACATGCAGTACATGTCCAACATGGGTTCAATTGCATCACTGGTCTTGGCGGTTATTGTCAATAGTAATGAAGCAACAAAGCTTTGGGGGTTAGTGGTGTGCCATCATACTTCACCCCGTTATGTTCCTTTCCCTCTTCGCTATGcctgtgagtttcttatgcaGGCATTTGGGCTGCAACTCAATATGGAGCTTCAGTTGGCAGGACAGTTGGCTGAAAAGAAGATTCTCAAAACACAGACTTTACTTTGTGACATGCTCCTCCGAGATGCCTTGTCTGGTATTGTAACTCAATCTCCTAGTATAATGGATCTTGTGAAATGTGATGGGGCTGCGTTGTACTATAATGGAAGATGCTGGTTGATGGGTGTCACACCAACTGAATCACAAGTTAAAGATATAGTGGAGTGGTTGCTAAGGAATCATGGGGATTTTACTGGTCTGAGTACTGACAGTTTAGCCGAAGCAGGGTACCCTGGTGCAGCGTCACTAGGGAGTGCGGTCTGTGGTCTGGCTACTGCAAGAATCAGTTCAAAGgattttatgttttggtttagatCTCACACTGCCAAGGAAGTCATGTGGGGAGGAGCTAAGCATGATCCAGATGAAAAGGATGATGGTGGAAGAATGGACCCAAGATCATCATTTAAGGCTTTTCTTGAAGTAGCTAAAAGTAGAAGCTTGCCTTGGGAGGTATCCGAGATTAATGCAATCCACTCTTTACAGCTTATAATGAGAGACTCATTCCAGGATATGGAGGAAACTGGTTCGAAGACAATAAATAAGGCTCGTCCTAGTGATAGTAAGATGCAGTTGCAAGGGATAGATGAGATCAGTTCTGTGGCTTGTGAAATGGTTAAATTAATCGAGACAGCTCAAGTTCCGATTTTCGGGGTTGATTCAGAAGGTCTCATCAATGGCTGGAATGCAAAGATGGCTGAGTTGACAGGTTTAGAAGATAGTGAAGCTATGAGTAAGTCCCTTGTTAATGATATTGTTCATGAGGACTCGCGTAAAGCTGTTGAAAGTATCTTATCGAGAGCATTAGCAG GTGACGAGGACAAGAATATCGAGTTGAAATTGAGAAAGTTTGGACTTTCTCAACAGAATTCTTACGTATATATTGTGGCCAACAGTTGCACAAGCAGGAATCATGCAAACAATGTTGTTGGTGTATGCTTTGTGGGTCAAGACATTACTTGTGAAAAACTTTTTACGGATAAATTCATCCGCTTGCAAGGGGATTATAAGGCTATCATACAAAGTCTTAACCCGTTAATTCCACCAATATTTGCATCTGATGAGAATGTTTGCTGCTCTGAATGGAATGCAGCAATGGAGAAGCTAACTGGTGTGACAAGAGATGAGGTGATTGGTAAGATGCTCCCTGGGGAAGTATTTGGAGAATACTGTCAATTGAAAGATCAAGATTCAATGACTAAGTTTATGATTGGGCTATATCAAGCAATTAATGGGCAAGATATTGAGAAGTTTCCATTTGGGTTTTTTGATAAAGAAGGGAAGTATGTTGAAGTTCTCTTAACAGCAAGCAAGAGGACTGATTCCAATGAAAACATAATTGGTTGCTTCTGCTTCTTGCAAATGTTTGTGCCTGACATCATGGAAGTACGCAGACAAGAGTATAATAATAGCAATTCAAAACTAAATGAACTAATTTACATGCGCCAAGAGTTGAAGAATCCTTTGAACGGTATCAAGTTTACTCGCACACTTCTTGAAAGTACAGATATTTCAAGTTATCAGAAGCAGTTTCTTGACACTAGTGATGCATGTGAAAGACAAATCAGTGCCATCCTTGAGACTATGGATACAAGGAGCATAGAGGAAGG TAGTGTGGAGCTGAACATGGAAGAATTTCTCTTGGGAAGTCTTTTGAATGCCATTGTGAGTCAATCAATGATCTCACTTCAGCAAAGAAAGCTGCAGCTTTTTCATGAACTTCCAGATGGAATTAAATCCCTATATCTGCATGGCGACCAAATCAGGCTTCAGTTGGTTTTGTCAGATTTCTTGCTAAATGTGGTGAATCATGCACCTTCTCCAAATGGTTGGGTCGATCTCAAAATTTCACCAGGCCTAAAGCTAATAAAGAACGGCTATAGCTATATCCGTTTACAGTTCAG AATGACTCATCCTGGTCAAGGGCTTCCCACTGCACTTATCCAAGATATGTTTGATGATGGAAATCGATGGACTAATCAAGAAGGGTTAGGGCTAAACCTATCCAGGAAACTTCTCTGTAGAATGAATGGTCAGGTGCAGTATATCAAAGAGCATGATAAGTGCTACTTCCTCATTGACATTGAACTTAGAATgaggaaagaaacacagaggATGTTTTTGACACAAGGAGATAAGAGTCATAAGAGCGCCTCACTTGAATTTTCCTCTAAGTGA
- the LOC126788599 gene encoding 60S ribosomal protein L5-1-like: protein MAFIKASKPRAYFKRFQVKYKRRREGKTDYRARIRLINQDKNKYNTPKYRFVVRFTNKDIVAQIISATISGDLVLASAYSHELPRYGLNVGLTNYAAAYCTGLLLARRTLKKLEMDEEYEGNVEATGEDFSVEPGESRRPFRALLDVGLVRTTTGNRVFGALKGALDGGIDVPHSEKRFAGFSKDSKSLDAETHRKYIYGGHVAAYMGTLTEDEPEKYQTHFSRYIKQGVEAEAIEELYKKVHAAIRADPLEKKTAKPEPKQHKRFNLKKLTYEERKNKLIERLNAFNSAAGGDEDSDDE from the coding sequence atGGCTTTCATCAAGGCTTCGAAGCCGCGCGCCTACTTCAAGCGCTTCCAGGTCAAATACAAGCGCCGCCGTGAGGGTAAGACCGACTACCGCGCCCGCATCCGCCTCATCAACCAGGACAAGAACAAGTACAACACTCCCAAGTACCGCTTCGTCGTCCGGTTCACCAACAAGGACATCGTCGCTCAGATCATCTCCGCCACCATCTCCGGCGACCTCGTTCTCGCCTCCGCCTATTCTCATGAGCTCCCCCGCTACGGCCTCAACGTCGGCCTCACCAACTACGCCGCCGCCTACTGCACCGGCCTCCTCCTCGCGCGCCGCACTCTGAAGAAGCTTGAGATGGACGAGGAGTACGAAGGCAACGTCGAGGCCACCGGCGAGGACTTCTCCGTCGAGCCCGGCGAGAGCCGCAGGCCTTTCCGCGCTCTTCTCGATGTCGGCCTCGTCCGCACCACCACCGGAAACCGCGTCTTCGGCGCTCTCAAGGGAGCTCTCGACGGCGGGATCGACGTGCCTCACAGTGAGAAGAGGTTCGCCGGATTCTCCAAGGACTCAAAGAGCTTGGATGCTGAGACTCACCGGAAGTACATCTACGGTGGACACGTGGCGGCCTATATGGGGACTCTGACCGAGGATGAGCCGGAGAAGTACCAGACTCATTTCAGCCGGTACATCAAGCAGGGTGTTGAGGCCGAGGCGATTGAGGAGCTGTACAAGAAGGTGCACGCCGCCATTAGGGCTGATCCTCTGGAGAAGAAGACCGCCAAGCCGGAGCCGAAGCAGCACAAGAGGTTCAACTTGAAGAAGCTCACCTATGAGGAGAGGAAGAACAAGTTGATCGAGAGGCTCAATGCATTCAACTCGGCTGCTGGAGGCGATGAGGATTCTGATGACGAGTGA